A genomic region of Bacteroidota bacterium contains the following coding sequences:
- a CDS encoding insulinase family protein, whose product MKTFTLAAGVLAGSLLLAGCKPGSHQENILPYTIHQHELANGLKVVTVPFDSPGLAAFYLVVRTGSRNEVEPGVTGFAHFFEHMMFRGTDKYPNDKYNEVLKSTGASANANTSMDRTVYHMTGNAARLETMFELESDRFMNLNYSEGDFKVEAGAVKGEYTKNYASPYSQLYEATQNAAYDVHTYKHTTMGFYKDIEDMPNQFAYSKTFFDRYYRPEYTTIVVVGDVTPDNVNALAEKYFGTWKRGTHTDTIPVEPPQTGTRYVHVKNGSILPVLSMNYKVAAFDEKKVDFPSYDIISSYAFGPTSDLYRKLVLEEQKVQWIQAGAMDSRDPGLFGIMASVFKPEDMQYVRDQITATLEKIKTEGLDPEKLKKTKSYLKYSYAMGIDNPDAIANSLCHYISLTGDPEAVNRLYQQYEKTSIEDIKSVASTWFVETGLTIATISAAEQGGVK is encoded by the coding sequence ATGAAAACCTTCACCCTGGCCGCCGGTGTGTTAGCCGGCAGCCTGCTGCTCGCTGGTTGCAAACCGGGCAGCCACCAGGAGAACATCCTGCCATATACCATCCACCAGCATGAACTGGCCAACGGACTGAAAGTCGTGACCGTGCCTTTCGACAGTCCGGGACTGGCTGCATTTTATCTGGTGGTCCGCACCGGAAGCCGTAACGAAGTGGAACCCGGTGTGACCGGTTTTGCACACTTCTTCGAACACATGATGTTCAGAGGGACCGATAAGTATCCCAATGACAAGTACAACGAAGTGCTTAAATCGACCGGTGCCTCGGCCAACGCCAACACCAGCATGGACCGTACCGTGTACCACATGACCGGAAATGCTGCCAGACTTGAAACCATGTTCGAACTGGAAAGCGACCGGTTCATGAACCTGAATTATTCAGAAGGTGATTTTAAAGTCGAAGCTGGCGCAGTGAAAGGGGAGTATACGAAAAATTACGCCTCTCCTTACAGCCAGTTATACGAAGCCACTCAGAATGCGGCTTACGATGTGCACACGTACAAACACACCACCATGGGTTTTTACAAAGACATCGAGGACATGCCGAATCAGTTCGCCTATTCAAAAACCTTTTTTGACCGCTATTACCGGCCCGAGTACACCACGATTGTTGTGGTGGGTGATGTAACCCCCGATAATGTGAATGCACTTGCCGAGAAATATTTCGGAACATGGAAACGCGGAACGCATACCGATACCATTCCCGTTGAACCACCCCAAACCGGAACCCGGTATGTGCATGTGAAAAACGGATCCATTCTGCCGGTTCTTTCCATGAATTACAAAGTGGCTGCTTTTGACGAAAAAAAGGTCGATTTCCCATCGTACGATATCATCAGCTCCTATGCATTCGGACCAACGTCTGATCTGTACCGGAAACTGGTGCTGGAAGAGCAGAAAGTTCAATGGATTCAGGCAGGGGCCATGGATAGCCGCGATCCCGGCTTGTTCGGAATCATGGCCAGTGTGTTTAAACCCGAGGATATGCAGTATGTACGCGATCAGATAACGGCCACACTCGAAAAAATAAAAACCGAAGGTCTCGATCCGGAAAAACTAAAAAAAACAAAATCATACCTGAAATATTCTTACGCCATGGGAATTGATAATCCGGATGCCATTGCAAACTCGCTTTGCCATTACATCAGCCTTACAGGAGATCCCGAAGCGGTGAATCGTCTGTATCAGCAATATGAAAAAACATCCATTGAAGATATTAAATCGGTGGCTTCCACCTGGTTTGTCGAAACCGGACTCACCATTGCCACCATTTCAGCTGCCGAACAAGGAGGTGTGAAATGA